From Streptomyces cyaneogriseus subsp. noncyanogenus, the proteins below share one genomic window:
- a CDS encoding serine hydrolase domain-containing protein, which translates to MPYPTAAPVAERRPSPDRRTLQNRLDDLARAHGVPGAQLAVHTGTQVISVHTGTADAATGSPFTADTAVPLGSVTKLYTAAAVLLLADDGDLDLDEPAAAILPELRALPEVTIRHLLSHTAGLPSGPDSDTAAGLTAARYLASACAPRDVLFAPGTGFSYSNAGYTAAGRLIEEVTGMTWREAIQALLLDPLGTRPAFLGGPAPDRPVAAGHARNTASGRLLSVAQNLAPAEAPAGALLAGALDLLALGRALVGRSTALPPAAAEPMRRPEPGARPGALADAWGPGAALFRREGRWWCGHDGNAHGTSCHLRAEPGTGVVVAFTGNSSSATALWRDLTDDLDALTGLAVPTTPAPAPDRGRPIALPECAGTYRNGTTEYRVSLDAAGSPVLSIDGDLPLTLVCYADLSCDLVDPATGRHEPAGHFHRDPLTGVLDRVQISGRAARRTAVAGTGTSVPDTSGSRAPGPASPATGGAVPFSRRPDGPACAPASPPRSARTA; encoded by the coding sequence ATGCCGTACCCCACCGCCGCTCCGGTCGCCGAACGGCGGCCGTCCCCGGACCGCCGCACGCTCCAGAACCGTCTGGACGACCTCGCCCGCGCCCACGGGGTGCCCGGCGCCCAACTCGCCGTGCACACGGGTACCCAGGTGATCAGCGTGCACACGGGCACGGCCGACGCCGCCACCGGCAGTCCCTTCACCGCCGACACCGCCGTCCCGCTCGGCTCGGTCACCAAGCTCTATACGGCCGCGGCCGTCCTGCTCCTCGCCGACGACGGCGACCTCGACCTCGACGAGCCCGCCGCCGCGATCCTGCCGGAGCTGCGCGCGTTACCCGAGGTGACCATACGTCACCTGCTGAGCCACACGGCCGGGCTGCCGAGCGGGCCCGACTCCGACACCGCCGCCGGCCTCACCGCCGCCCGCTACCTCGCGTCGGCCTGCGCCCCCCGCGACGTCCTGTTCGCCCCCGGCACCGGCTTCTCCTACTCCAACGCCGGCTACACGGCCGCCGGGCGGCTGATCGAGGAAGTCACCGGCATGACCTGGCGGGAAGCGATACAGGCGCTCCTCCTCGACCCGCTCGGCACCCGTCCCGCCTTCCTCGGCGGACCCGCACCCGACCGGCCCGTCGCCGCCGGCCACGCCCGCAACACCGCCTCCGGCCGCCTGCTGTCCGTCGCGCAGAACCTCGCCCCCGCCGAAGCGCCCGCCGGGGCGCTGCTCGCCGGCGCCCTCGATCTGCTCGCCCTCGGCCGGGCCCTGGTCGGGCGCTCCACCGCCCTGCCGCCCGCCGCCGCCGAGCCGATGCGCCGGCCCGAGCCAGGAGCCCGCCCCGGCGCCCTGGCCGACGCCTGGGGACCCGGCGCGGCCCTCTTCCGGCGCGAGGGCCGCTGGTGGTGCGGCCACGACGGCAACGCCCACGGCACCTCCTGCCATCTGCGAGCCGAGCCCGGCACCGGTGTCGTCGTCGCCTTCACCGGCAACTCCAGCTCCGCCACCGCCCTGTGGCGCGACCTCACCGACGACCTCGACGCGCTCACCGGTCTCGCGGTGCCGACCACACCCGCCCCCGCGCCCGACCGGGGCCGCCCGATCGCGCTCCCCGAGTGCGCCGGCACCTACCGCAACGGCACCACCGAGTACCGCGTGAGCCTGGACGCCGCCGGCTCCCCGGTCCTCTCCATCGACGGCGACCTGCCCCTGACCCTGGTGTGCTACGCCGACCTGAGCTGCGACCTCGTCGACCCGGCGACCGGCCGGCACGAACCCGCGGGGCACTTCCACCGCGACCCCCTGACCGGCGTCCTCGACCGCGTGCAGATCTCCGGGCGGGCGGCCCGCCGGACCGCGGTCGCGGGGACGGGCACCTCCGTGCCCGACACCTCCGGCTCACGCGCCCCCGGCCCGGCATCGCCCGCGACGGGCGGGGCCGTGCCGTTCTCCCGCCGCCCGGACGGGCCGGCCTGCGCACCGGCCTCGCCCCCACGGTCCGCGCGCACCGCCTGA